A DNA window from Solanum lycopersicum chromosome 3, SLM_r2.1 contains the following coding sequences:
- the LOC101264907 gene encoding uncharacterized protein, whose protein sequence is MSLSSLLIIVIHSLMMCRKNMTNIAVMLYFNGRWDPSNKYINYLADGVLIHTESTFATLVSVIATQLSIDTSTSKVEIRYKIDERSPPIQIHNDMGVKVYLETKKEHRDMTRYPLCVTTTEPVNLETNAALIPLLCSDTSGDMRVIHNSYFSNTFNGIDEAIGLIGFGSCEEVDELEELAPGIIINPNHSLFEKDQVYKNKYVLTSALKRHSILNHFQFKTTRSSAISYSIQCLGESCSWSLRASSLNKSEMFKIREFESEHTCLLLHNSLSERLATKSVVGSIIVGKYAEPDANYTPKDIQHDMLAEYGVRLTYMQAWRAKEAALELIRGDPIQSYAKLPSYFHILEATYPGSHIRFHKSEDDRFLYAFVALFTSIKGWEYCRPIVVVDGTFLKGAYKGTLLTANTLDAAGSILPLAYAIVDSENDSSWGWFFEQFRDAFGQRPEMCIVSDRHASIIKAVSTVYDEVPHFACMWHLLQNIMKNFRRSQQRVTELFYSMAKTYTMTEFNQCMTMVEKIDKRIKDYLLNIGYNKWSRVHAEVNRTWMMTSNIAESVNSRTRHAKVLTVLQLLEFMRQLVQKWNNNNRSKATFSGFHLGKKYENILRRNKTASEKLKVVETNKYVYTVLDGITQFTVCLHQRTCTCGRFQLDELPCPHALAVLTIKHTGYEKYCSAYYTRKNLLLTYQFQMDPLPNESTWNTPTHVLQDIVLPPHGKRPPGRPKNKRHTQLREDGFKKAKITCSNCGQHDHNRKTCKNVRPYDQE, encoded by the exons TCAATGGACGATGGGATCCTAGCAACAAATATATTAACTACTTGGCAGATGGTGTGTTGATACACACAGAGTCAACGTTTGCCACCCTCGTTTCTGTAATTGCTACTCAATTGTCAATAGAcacatcaacaagtaaagttgaaataagatataaaattgatgaaaggTCTCCTCCaattcaaattcataatgataTGGGGGTAAAGGTATATCTTGAAACTAAAAAGGAACATCGAGATATGACAAGATACCCTTTATGTGTCACAACAACTGAACCAGTCAACTTGGAGACTAATGCTGCACTCATTCCACTTTTGTGTTCAGACACTTCAGGAGATATGAGGgttatacacaattcatacttCTCTAATACATTTAATGGTATTGATGAAGCAATAGGGTTAATTGGATTCGGATCATGTGAGGAAGTTGATGAGCTAGAAGAATTAGCACcaggcatcattattaatccCAATCACTCTTTATTTGAAAAAGATCAGGTGTATAAGAATAAATATGTCCTCACTAGTGCACTAAAAAGACATTCCATTCTTAATCATTTTCAATTCAAGACAACAAGATCAAGCGCAATAAG CTATTCGATACAGTGCCTAGGAGAAAGCTGCAGTTGGAGTTTACGAGCTTCAAGCTTGAACAAATCTGAAATGTTCAAGATTAGAGAATTTGAAAGCGAACACACTTGTTTGTTGCTACATAATTCATTATCGGAAAGGCTAGCAACTAAGAGTGTTGTTGGGAGTATTATTGTGGGTAAATATGCTGAACCAGATGCTAATTACACACCAAAAGACATACAACATGACATGTTAGCTGAATATGGTGTGCGACTCACATATATGCAAGCTTGGAGAGCTAAAGAAGCAGCTCTTGAATTAATCCGGGGTGATCCAATTCAATCATATGCAAAGTTGCCAAGCTACTTTCACATACTAGAGGCGACTTACCCTGGTTCTCATATAAGATTTCACAAATCAGAGGATGACCGTTTTTTATATGCGTTTGTAGCTTTGTTCACCTCGATAAAAGGATGGGAATATTGTAGACCAATTGTAGTTGTTGATGGAACTTTCTTAAAAGGAGCATACAAAGGGACACTGTTAACCGCTAATACCTTAGATGCAGCAG GGAGTATATTGCCACTTGCTTATGCTATTGTCGATTCAGAGAATGATTCATCTTGGGGGTGGTTTTTTGAGCAATTCAGAGATGCATTTGGTCAAAGACCAGAGATGTGTATCGTTTCCGATAGGCATGCAAGCATTATTAAGGCAGTTTCAACAGTTTATGATGAAGTACCTCATTTTGCATGTATGTGGCACTTACtgcaaaacataatgaaaaatttcAGAAGAAGTCAACAAAGGGTCACTGAGTTGTTCTACTCTATGGCAAAAACATACACCATGACAGAATTTAATCAATGTATGACAATGGTTGAGAAGATAGATAAGAGGATCAAAGATTACTTGTTGAACATTGGATACAACAAATGGTCGCGTGTGCATGCTGAAGTAAACAGAACTTGGATGATGACATCAAATATAGCAGAATCAGTCAATTCACGAACAAGACATGCCAAAGTTCTTACAGTCTTGCAACTCTTGGAATTCATGAGACAACTTGTACAGAAATGGAATAACAATAACAGATCAAAGGCGACATTTTCAGGTTTTCACCTTggaaaaaagtatgaaaatatattgCGGCGCAATAAAACTGCATCAGAGAAATTAAAG gtTGTAgagacaaataaatatgtgtataCCGTACTTGATGGTATTACACAATTCACAGTATGTCTTCACCAACGTACATGCACATGTGGGAGATTTCAATTGGATGAGTTACCATGTCCACATGCTTTGGCCGTTTTAACAATAAAACACACTGGTTATGAGAAATATTGTTCGGCTtactatacaagaaaaaatttattgttgACATATCAATTTCAAATGGATCCCCTGCCAAATGAAAGTACATGGAACACACCAACACATGTTCTTCAAGATATTGTACTTCCACCTCATGGAAAGAGACCTCCGGGAAggccaaaaaataaaagacatactCAACTGAGAGAAGATGGATTCAAGAAGGCGAAAATTACATGCAGTAATTGTGGACAACATGATCACAACAGGAAGACTTGCAAAAATGTCAGGCcttatgatcaagaataa